A window of Sphingorhabdus lacus contains these coding sequences:
- a CDS encoding aldo/keto reductase has protein sequence MTLPSPPTTRPLGKSGIEISSIAWGMWRFAGLELSAARAAIDAAFEAGITLFDTADIYGFGEQGFGKAEELLGRVFADAPEYRDRMVLATKGGITPPTPYNSSAEYLTKAIDDSLQRLGTDRIDLWQIHRPDILTHPQEIARAVEAAHSAGKIRAFGVSNFTQAQISTLAQFSAVPIVSTQPELSPLRIDTIENGELDQAIAMDMAVLAWSPLGGGRIGDPSNEREQNVAGALSGVAASHGVSRTAAAYSWIMAHPARPIPIVGSQNPARIAEAADAFKITWTRADWYSVLVAARGVPLP, from the coding sequence ATGACTTTACCCTCCCCGCCGACCACGCGCCCATTGGGCAAGAGCGGCATTGAAATTTCCTCCATCGCCTGGGGCATGTGGCGCTTTGCCGGACTGGAACTGTCCGCCGCACGCGCCGCCATCGATGCCGCGTTTGAAGCCGGCATCACCCTGTTTGACACCGCCGACATCTATGGTTTTGGCGAGCAGGGCTTTGGCAAGGCGGAAGAGTTATTGGGCCGCGTCTTTGCCGATGCGCCGGAATATCGCGACCGGATGGTACTGGCGACCAAGGGCGGCATCACCCCGCCCACGCCCTATAACAGCAGCGCCGAATATCTGACAAAAGCCATCGACGACAGCCTGCAGCGGCTGGGCACCGACCGTATCGACCTGTGGCAGATCCACCGGCCCGACATCCTGACCCACCCGCAGGAAATCGCGCGCGCGGTTGAAGCAGCGCATAGCGCAGGCAAGATCCGCGCCTTTGGCGTGTCGAACTTCACGCAGGCGCAGATCAGCACGCTGGCGCAATTCAGCGCGGTGCCGATTGTGTCGACGCAGCCCGAACTGTCGCCGCTGCGGATCGATACAATCGAAAATGGCGAACTGGATCAGGCGATTGCCATGGATATGGCTGTCCTGGCCTGGTCGCCCTTGGGTGGCGGGCGGATCGGTGACCCTTCCAATGAACGCGAGCAGAATGTGGCAGGCGCCCTTTCGGGTGTAGCTGCATCGCATGGCGTGTCGCGCACGGCGGCGGCCTATAGCTGGATCATGGCGCATCCGGCGCGTCCCATCCCCATCGTTGGCTCGCAAAATCCGGCGCGTATCGCCGAGGCCGCCGATGCCTTCAAA
- a CDS encoding M56 family metallopeptidase, whose product MSVEFSQTWLVDSLLVTTLLMAAILCVRKPVAKLFGPGVAYALWLVPAARLLMPSLEGEPVPLAENGQSISDAVRHSVLTQIPSDASAELTNSASSAVATVDFMALGITFWLGGAVLFFIVQMIRYASMRDDLLAEAEEIAQIEGVKVVASDLVAGPLAFGLFKRYIAVPLDFTKTYTPAERELALAHEMAHHKSGDLFANLVAFIILCLQWFNPVAWMSWNAFRFDQEAACDARVLAGKGAEVRAIYGQALARTAFDGVPTFATALNSPKTIIERLRRLTMKDASTQRRLLGKLGILTAAAVILPLTATIVPAVVAQDEAAAENGKAEPVKRNVQIIKIKKDGETINVVGHDGDGEVTKVERDGKTFIFRTDKKLTEQEVEQWIENAEKSRLEADKALAEADGARAQADIAQAEADSAAAAADGARAAAEVGRREAIRVMTNMNIASYIPEIDIKEITKNCQEGQPVTTDVSGFDGQNSSRIRLVMCGKGQAKIARVEAIKGLREARGDIDKDKDIPEKIRKEVVEKLEQQIRKLESQADKAD is encoded by the coding sequence ATGAGCGTTGAATTCAGTCAAACATGGCTGGTCGACAGCTTGTTGGTAACAACATTGCTGATGGCCGCAATTTTATGTGTCCGCAAACCGGTCGCCAAGCTGTTCGGCCCCGGCGTCGCCTACGCCCTCTGGCTCGTCCCCGCCGCCCGCCTGCTGATGCCCAGCCTAGAGGGCGAGCCTGTGCCTTTGGCGGAAAACGGCCAATCCATCAGCGATGCCGTCCGCCATTCGGTCCTGACCCAAATACCGTCGGATGCTTCAGCCGAGTTAACAAACTCGGCAAGCAGCGCGGTTGCAACCGTTGATTTCATGGCGCTGGGCATTACATTCTGGCTGGGCGGTGCGGTGCTGTTCTTCATCGTCCAGATGATCCGCTACGCCTCAATGCGCGACGACCTCCTCGCAGAAGCCGAGGAAATCGCGCAGATTGAGGGCGTCAAGGTGGTGGCATCCGACCTCGTCGCCGGACCACTCGCCTTCGGCCTGTTCAAACGCTACATCGCCGTACCGCTGGACTTCACAAAAACCTACACCCCCGCCGAACGCGAACTCGCACTGGCCCACGAAATGGCGCACCATAAATCAGGCGATCTCTTCGCCAATCTGGTCGCATTCATCATCCTGTGCCTGCAATGGTTCAACCCGGTTGCCTGGATGAGCTGGAACGCATTCCGTTTCGATCAGGAAGCCGCCTGCGACGCCCGCGTTCTCGCCGGAAAAGGCGCAGAAGTTCGCGCTATCTACGGACAGGCGCTGGCACGCACCGCCTTTGACGGCGTGCCGACATTCGCAACGGCGCTCAATTCGCCAAAAACCATAATAGAAAGACTGAGGAGGCTTACAATGAAAGACGCCAGCACCCAGCGCCGGCTACTCGGCAAACTGGGAATTTTGACCGCAGCGGCCGTCATACTGCCCTTGACCGCAACGATTGTTCCGGCGGTAGTAGCCCAGGACGAGGCGGCAGCGGAAAATGGAAAAGCTGAACCGGTCAAGCGGAACGTCCAGATCATCAAGATCAAAAAGGATGGCGAAACCATAAATGTTGTCGGCCATGACGGGGACGGTGAAGTCACCAAGGTCGAACGGGATGGAAAGACGTTCATCTTCCGCACCGACAAGAAGCTGACCGAACAGGAAGTCGAGCAATGGATCGAGAATGCGGAGAAGTCACGGCTTGAAGCGGACAAGGCGCTTGCCGAAGCCGACGGTGCGCGTGCTCAGGCCGACATTGCCCAAGCTGAAGCCGATAGTGCTGCTGCCGCAGCCGATGGTGCCCGCGCCGCTGCCGAAGTAGGCCGCCGCGAAGCCATTCGCGTCATGACCAACATGAATATCGCATCCTATATTCCCGAGATTGATATCAAGGAAATCACCAAGAACTGCCAGGAAGGGCAGCCGGTAACCACCGATGTCAGCGGCTTTGACGGGCAGAATAGCTCACGCATCCGCCTCGTCATGTGCGGCAAGGGACAAGCCAAAATAGCCCGCGTCGAAGCCATCAAGGGCCTGCGCGAAGCGCGCGGCGATATCGACAAGGACAAAGATATCCCGGAAAAAATCCGCAAGGAAGTCGTCGAAAAACTCGAGCAACAGATCCGCAAACTGGAAAGCCAAGCGGACAAGGCCGATTAA
- a CDS encoding MBL fold metallo-hydrolase, whose product MSWPDSIRAGETEQHEPLVRRVLAPNPSPYTYTGTQTWLVGAGEDVAIIDPGPCGSGQSIGDPADINGEGHVDAILRAVDGRRVAAILCTHTHRDHSPAAAPLKLATGAPIIGCAPLVLKDDGPRADSAFDPDYAPDRILSDGEQIAGDGWTLEAVATPGHTSNHICYALVESGALFTGDHVMKWSTSVVSPPDGDMSDYMASLQKLYDREDRVYYPAHGPAVENPRQLVRGMIGHRRQRERQILNLLESGEGHIPDMVAAMYKGLDLRLTGAAGRSVLAHLVDLQNRGQATVSGNRWQRIGGAATA is encoded by the coding sequence ATGAGTTGGCCCGACAGCATTCGCGCAGGCGAAACCGAACAGCACGAACCACTGGTCCGCCGCGTTCTCGCCCCCAATCCTTCGCCTTACACTTACACCGGCACGCAAACATGGTTGGTGGGGGCAGGTGAAGATGTCGCCATTATTGATCCCGGGCCATGCGGAAGCGGACAAAGCATTGGTGATCCTGCGGATATTAACGGCGAAGGGCATGTCGACGCGATATTGCGCGCGGTCGACGGAAGGCGGGTCGCCGCGATCCTGTGCACGCATACGCATCGCGACCACTCTCCAGCAGCGGCGCCGCTAAAGCTGGCAACCGGCGCGCCCATCATTGGATGCGCGCCCTTGGTCCTGAAAGATGACGGCCCTCGCGCAGATAGTGCCTTCGATCCAGATTATGCGCCCGACCGGATTTTGTCGGACGGTGAACAGATTGCCGGCGACGGCTGGACGTTGGAAGCCGTGGCTACGCCCGGACACACATCGAACCATATTTGCTACGCGCTGGTTGAAAGTGGGGCCCTTTTTACGGGCGATCATGTCATGAAATGGTCGACGAGCGTGGTCAGTCCCCCCGACGGCGACATGAGCGATTATATGGCAAGCTTGCAAAAGCTCTATGACCGAGAAGACCGGGTTTATTATCCTGCCCATGGTCCAGCGGTCGAAAATCCCCGTCAACTGGTGCGTGGTATGATCGGGCACCGGCGCCAGAGGGAGCGCCAGATACTGAATTTGCTCGAAAGCGGTGAGGGCCACATTCCCGATATGGTAGCCGCAATGTACAAGGGACTCGATCTTCGGCTCACGGGCGCGGCGGGGCGTTCTGTACTGG
- a CDS encoding alpha-glucosidase, whose amino-acid sequence MPSQIIMHADGFDLFAGEICVLSHRTHAPAFAIGIGKPDMEMVRGNFRIGDDLHLRLPLDCFANDKGAIRLWSSDRPDSILGIKVDVDARKLALRIRCTDDAINRLWIDMRSENGEAFWGGGEQMSYLRLNGRSFPFWTSEPGVGRDKSTKLTQTMDAEGLAGGDYWTTNYPQPTWLSSHNYAVHLDTAAYSVLDLTDGSRAGIECWKADLNLELFTASGRTELVRQMSDRFGRQPPLPDWAISGAIVGLKDGQDTFSRFEKIAASGAALTGLWCEDWIGIRQTSFGKRLFWDWQWNATRYPDLPDRIAALAERGVRFLGYVNPYLAVDGPLFAEAAALGYLALRQDSDEPYAVDFGEFDAGVVDFTNPDAAAWFSERIIGQEMLDFGLSGWMADFGEYLPTDVRLFDGSDPMEAHNRWPVLWAKVNADAIASRGKTGEATFFMRAGYSGVQAYCPLLWAGDQCVDFSRHDGINTVLTGALSSGLLGNAYHHSDLGGYTSLHGVVRTADLMHRWIDMAAFAPVMRSHEGNRPADNLQLDSNPEFLTHFARMSQVHARLAPYVRALSDEAVATGLPLQRPLFLHYDDPAYYDVQDQYLYGADMLVAPVVEADQTGRDVILPEGKWVHLWSGVEYTQGTHAIAAPNGQPPVFTRKDSKFAPLFASLTEEFGA is encoded by the coding sequence GTGCCATCGCAGATCATCATGCACGCCGATGGCTTTGACCTTTTTGCCGGAGAAATCTGCGTCCTGTCGCACCGCACCCATGCCCCTGCCTTTGCCATCGGCATCGGCAAACCGGACATGGAAATGGTGCGCGGCAATTTCCGGATCGGCGACGATCTGCACCTGCGACTGCCACTTGATTGCTTCGCCAATGACAAAGGTGCGATTCGCCTTTGGAGCAGCGACCGGCCCGATTCGATCCTGGGAATCAAGGTCGATGTGGATGCCCGAAAACTGGCGTTGCGAATCCGCTGCACCGACGATGCGATCAACCGGCTGTGGATCGATATGCGCAGCGAAAACGGCGAGGCCTTTTGGGGCGGCGGGGAACAAATGTCCTATCTGCGCCTCAATGGACGGAGCTTTCCCTTCTGGACATCCGAACCGGGTGTCGGCCGCGACAAATCGACCAAGCTGACCCAGACCATGGATGCCGAAGGGCTGGCAGGCGGCGATTATTGGACCACCAATTATCCGCAGCCAACCTGGCTGAGCTCCCACAATTATGCCGTCCACCTTGATACCGCCGCCTATTCGGTCCTCGACCTGACAGACGGGAGTCGCGCCGGAATTGAATGCTGGAAAGCCGATCTAAATCTGGAGCTGTTCACGGCATCCGGACGGACCGAACTAGTCCGCCAGATGTCCGACCGCTTCGGCCGTCAACCCCCCTTGCCCGACTGGGCCATTTCGGGTGCGATTGTCGGCCTGAAAGACGGGCAGGATACATTTTCGCGTTTTGAAAAAATCGCCGCCTCGGGCGCGGCACTGACCGGGCTATGGTGCGAAGACTGGATCGGCATCCGCCAAACCAGCTTTGGCAAGCGCCTGTTCTGGGACTGGCAATGGAATGCAACGCGCTACCCCGACCTTCCCGACCGGATCGCCGCACTGGCGGAACGGGGCGTGCGCTTTCTGGGCTATGTGAACCCGTATCTCGCCGTCGATGGACCGCTTTTCGCCGAAGCGGCCGCGCTTGGCTATCTGGCTTTGCGGCAGGACAGTGACGAACCCTATGCCGTCGATTTTGGCGAATTTGACGCAGGCGTGGTCGATTTCACCAATCCCGACGCAGCGGCCTGGTTTTCTGAACGGATCATCGGGCAGGAAATGCTTGATTTCGGCCTGTCGGGCTGGATGGCGGATTTCGGCGAATATCTGCCCACCGATGTGCGGTTGTTCGACGGATCCGACCCTATGGAGGCGCATAACCGCTGGCCGGTTCTGTGGGCCAAGGTGAATGCCGATGCCATCGCGTCGCGTGGCAAGACGGGCGAAGCGACCTTTTTCATGCGCGCGGGTTATTCGGGTGTGCAAGCCTATTGCCCTTTGCTGTGGGCCGGTGACCAATGCGTCGATTTTTCACGCCATGACGGGATCAACACCGTCCTGACCGGCGCCCTGTCCTCAGGTCTGCTTGGCAATGCCTATCATCATAGCGATCTGGGCGGATACACCAGCCTGCACGGCGTAGTGCGCACGGCCGACCTGATGCACCGCTGGATCGATATGGCCGCCTTTGCCCCTGTCATGCGCAGCCATGAAGGCAACCGGCCCGCCGACAATCTGCAGCTGGACAGCAACCCGGAATTCCTCACCCATTTTGCGCGGATGAGCCAGGTGCACGCGCGCCTTGCCCCCTATGTCCGCGCACTATCGGACGAGGCGGTAGCCACCGGCTTACCGCTTCAGCGTCCGCTCTTTCTGCATTATGATGATCCCGCCTATTATGATGTGCAGGACCAATATCTATACGGTGCGGACATGCTCGTGGCACCCGTGGTCGAAGCCGACCAGACGGGACGCGATGTCATCCTGCCCGAAGGAAAATGGGTGCATCTGTGGTCGGGAGTGGAATATACCCAAGGCACGCATGCGATCGCCGCGCCTAATGGCCAGCCGCCTGTATTCACTCGCAAAGACAGTAAGTTTGCGCCATTATTCGCCTCCCTGACGGAGGAGTTTGGCGCATGA
- a CDS encoding TonB-dependent receptor, which yields MQSSKFHNRNLIRATLLGGCAAALGFSAPAMAQVEEIVVTAQKVEENVQDVPIAITAVSGDALTAAGTTSLENLGQLVPSVTFRKGTTNANSAVVLRGVGTISFSIAAEPSVSTVVDGVVLSRSGQAFADLVEIERLEILRGPQGTLFGKNASAGLINVVSKGGTDTLEGEFTAEYYEGDEVRTRGTISGPLAENLTFRANAFFGKYKGNITNVAPFQTKDSKINGYEHLGFRGLLDFDNGPARIKIIADYYEADDDCCGEVTGVSRGAQLNAELNLPLGVAQGENQRFVSHNLVTQSLDRQWGLTVNADFDVFSDHVLSAIYGYRNWNNTELREGDFLPRAIVGTPELHDRGFVETDQQSLELRLASDQSKAFKYQVGGFYWKSENTQDFTRQVVSCTTSTLPIDPVSGARPCNLTDTVNTLFPTATSNSLVNIENYALFGQATYDFTDWIGLTVGLRWTHDSIDYAHRRFPGVNRTTGLPATGPGVSGAPAGGTVASGGNGTVLSTGSSSNSNFSGKAVLTVKPSDDVMLYGSYTRGYKGPAFNVFFNHTAPTNSVPIDEETSDSFELGIKSRFADNRIQLNASAFQVTYDGFQANNFVLLNGAVVTNLTNAGTVRSTGFELDALANPVEGLDLFGSVAYADAKVRRFNPNPLTNAPDARNGTKLPLAPEWSWNIGAAYETPFNIFGAEAKVYVRTSYNHVSSQFSDLGQSGPIDAYGLWNASVGYSDADDNWRITFIMKNITDESYVLLNTSAGQRLHIPRDADRYMGASLRFRI from the coding sequence ATGCAAAGTTCCAAGTTCCATAACCGTAATCTGATCCGTGCCACATTGCTGGGCGGCTGTGCTGCTGCGCTCGGTTTCAGTGCGCCTGCGATGGCGCAGGTCGAAGAAATCGTCGTGACCGCACAGAAGGTCGAAGAAAATGTGCAGGACGTGCCGATCGCCATTACCGCTGTGTCGGGTGATGCGCTGACCGCCGCCGGTACCACCAGCCTTGAAAATCTGGGCCAGCTGGTTCCTTCGGTTACCTTCCGCAAGGGCACAACCAATGCAAACTCCGCCGTCGTTCTGCGCGGCGTTGGTACCATTTCCTTCTCGATCGCTGCTGAACCCAGTGTCTCGACCGTTGTTGACGGCGTCGTTCTCAGCCGTTCCGGTCAGGCCTTTGCCGATCTGGTCGAAATCGAGCGTCTCGAAATCCTGCGTGGACCCCAGGGCACGCTGTTCGGCAAGAACGCGTCGGCCGGTTTGATCAACGTTGTTTCAAAGGGCGGCACAGACACGCTTGAAGGTGAATTCACCGCTGAATATTATGAAGGCGACGAAGTCCGCACACGCGGCACCATTTCGGGCCCGCTGGCCGAAAATCTGACATTCCGCGCCAATGCCTTCTTTGGGAAGTATAAAGGCAACATCACCAATGTCGCTCCGTTCCAGACCAAGGACAGCAAGATCAATGGTTATGAGCATCTCGGTTTCCGCGGCCTGCTCGATTTCGACAATGGTCCTGCACGGATCAAGATCATCGCTGACTATTATGAAGCCGATGACGATTGCTGCGGTGAAGTCACCGGCGTATCGCGTGGCGCGCAGCTCAACGCTGAACTGAACCTGCCGCTCGGCGTAGCGCAGGGCGAAAACCAGCGGTTCGTAAGCCACAATCTCGTCACCCAGTCGCTCGATCGCCAATGGGGTCTGACCGTCAATGCTGATTTTGACGTTTTCAGCGACCATGTGCTGAGCGCGATCTACGGCTATCGTAACTGGAACAACACCGAATTGCGTGAAGGCGACTTCCTGCCGCGCGCGATTGTCGGAACTCCTGAACTGCATGACCGTGGCTTCGTCGAAACCGATCAGCAGAGCCTCGAGCTGCGCTTGGCCTCGGACCAGAGCAAGGCGTTCAAATATCAGGTTGGTGGTTTCTACTGGAAGTCGGAAAACACGCAGGACTTCACCCGTCAGGTTGTTTCCTGCACGACATCGACCCTGCCGATTGATCCGGTGTCCGGCGCACGTCCATGCAACCTGACCGACACGGTCAACACGCTGTTCCCGACCGCAACGTCGAACAGCCTTGTGAATATCGAAAACTACGCCCTGTTCGGTCAGGCAACCTATGACTTCACCGACTGGATCGGTCTGACGGTTGGTCTTCGCTGGACGCATGACTCGATCGATTATGCCCATCGTCGCTTCCCGGGTGTCAACCGCACCACGGGTCTGCCCGCAACCGGCCCCGGCGTTTCGGGTGCACCTGCAGGTGGAACGGTCGCCAGTGGCGGTAACGGCACTGTGCTGTCGACCGGATCGTCGTCCAACAGCAACTTCTCGGGCAAGGCCGTCCTCACCGTGAAGCCGTCCGACGATGTGATGCTCTACGGCAGCTACACCCGCGGCTATAAGGGCCCGGCGTTCAACGTCTTCTTCAACCATACAGCGCCGACCAACTCGGTTCCGATTGATGAAGAAACGTCGGATTCGTTCGAACTGGGTATCAAGAGCCGTTTCGCCGACAATCGTATCCAGCTGAACGCTTCGGCGTTCCAGGTGACCTATGACGGGTTCCAGGCGAATAACTTCGTGTTGCTGAATGGCGCTGTTGTGACCAACCTGACCAATGCGGGTACGGTTCGCAGCACCGGTTTCGAACTGGACGCGCTTGCCAATCCGGTTGAAGGTCTCGACCTGTTCGGCAGCGTGGCTTACGCCGATGCCAAGGTCCGCCGTTTCAACCCCAACCCGCTGACCAACGCACCGGACGCCCGTAACGGCACGAAACTGCCGTTGGCGCCTGAATGGAGCTGGAACATCGGTGCGGCTTATGAAACGCCGTTCAACATCTTTGGCGCCGAAGCCAAGGTTTATGTCCGGACCAGCTACAACCATGTCAGCAGCCAGTTCTCCGATCTCGGCCAGAGCGGCCCGATCGATGCCTATGGCCTGTGGAATGCGAGCGTGGGCTATTCGGATGCCGACGACAACTGGCGGATTACCTTCATCATGAAGAATATCACCGACGAAAGCTATGTCCTGCTGAACACCAGCGCCGGACAGCGTCTGCATATTCCGCGCGACGCCGACCGTTATATGGGCGCTTCGCTGCGGTTCCGCATCTAA
- a CDS encoding BlaI/MecI/CopY family transcriptional regulator, which produces MTLERISDAELTVLEILWEQAPLTATEVAERIPADRDWSLPTVKTLLSRLLAKAAVEHRADGRRFLYSPLVEREDYVSHESKRLVDRLFGGKFMPLVAHLAEQEKLSDADISEIERLLREMKS; this is translated from the coding sequence ATGACCCTTGAACGTATTAGTGACGCAGAGCTGACGGTATTGGAAATCCTGTGGGAACAGGCGCCGCTGACCGCGACCGAAGTGGCGGAGCGGATTCCGGCGGATCGCGACTGGTCCCTGCCGACGGTCAAGACGCTGCTGTCGCGCCTGCTGGCCAAGGCGGCGGTCGAACATCGCGCCGATGGCCGCCGTTTCCTCTATTCGCCGCTGGTCGAGCGTGAGGATTATGTCTCCCATGAATCCAAGCGGCTGGTCGACCGGCTGTTCGGCGGCAAGTTCATGCCGCTGGTCGCGCATCTCGCCGAGCAGGAAAAGCTGAGCGATGCGGACATTTCCGAGATTGAGAGATTGCTGAGGGAGATGAAGTCATGA
- a CDS encoding LacI family DNA-binding transcriptional regulator has product MSPNSNIRANIRDVAKLAGVAVKTVSRVLNNHPYVSATTKAKVDAAMAELGFSPSIAARILAGTKSGQIALIYDNHSPYYMHQIMQGCWDRCHSEGMRLIAQPVDVADPDVGEQVRGMVRQTHVDGAILSSPVTDCAPVLSALEALNIPFVRISPGTNHALTSSVFMDDTQAADDMTTHLINIGHRRIGFIIGHPNHMASAERRAGYERALSRVGISVDPALIAEGQFDFESGVAATEKFLSLKSPPTAIFASNDDMASGVLAVAHRRGIQVPEQLSVGGFDDTTLARVVWPPLTTVRQPVRDLASTAAELLFGEGGIEHRRLPHELVIRESTSPPSQKSKKI; this is encoded by the coding sequence ATGAGTCCCAACAGCAATATTCGCGCGAATATCCGCGATGTAGCAAAGCTCGCCGGGGTTGCGGTCAAGACCGTCAGCCGCGTGCTCAACAACCATCCCTATGTCAGCGCCACCACCAAGGCGAAGGTCGATGCAGCGATGGCCGAACTCGGCTTTTCGCCCAGCATTGCCGCGCGCATTTTGGCGGGGACGAAATCCGGGCAGATCGCGCTGATCTACGACAATCACTCACCTTATTATATGCACCAGATCATGCAGGGATGCTGGGACCGTTGCCATAGCGAAGGGATGCGCCTGATTGCGCAGCCTGTCGATGTGGCGGACCCCGATGTCGGCGAACAGGTGCGCGGCATGGTGCGCCAGACGCATGTTGACGGCGCAATCCTGTCGTCGCCTGTCACCGACTGCGCGCCCGTGCTTTCCGCGCTGGAGGCGCTCAACATTCCCTTCGTCCGCATTTCGCCCGGCACCAACCATGCGCTGACATCTTCAGTGTTCATGGACGACACGCAGGCCGCCGACGACATGACTACCCACCTGATCAATATCGGCCACCGCCGGATCGGCTTCATCATCGGCCACCCCAATCATATGGCGAGCGCCGAACGGCGCGCAGGTTATGAGCGGGCATTGAGCCGCGTCGGCATCTCGGTCGACCCTGCGCTCATTGCCGAAGGGCAGTTTGATTTTGAAAGCGGCGTGGCGGCGACGGAGAAATTCCTGTCGCTGAAAAGTCCGCCAACTGCCATTTTCGCCTCGAACGACGACATGGCCTCGGGCGTTTTGGCCGTCGCGCATCGCCGGGGCATTCAGGTACCCGAACAGCTTTCGGTCGGCGGATTCGACGACACCACGCTGGCGCGGGTCGTCTGGCCACCACTGACGACCGTGCGCCAACCGGTGCGCGACCTCGCATCGACCGCAGCCGAGCTGTTGTTCGGCGAAGGCGGGATCGAGCATCGCCGCCTGCCGCACGAACTTGTCATACGCGAATCCACATCACCACCTTCACAGAAGAGCAAGAAAATATGA